The following are encoded in a window of Paraburkholderia sp. HP33-1 genomic DNA:
- a CDS encoding helix-turn-helix domain-containing protein: MHSPLALVRDPSAQADSDAAPRCAEPFDALEQLVGVNLARLRAERQLSLDALARASGVSRAMLAQIESARSVPSIKVLCKVAAALKVSVAAFLRRHATNGFEHLPAERSVRVVSANGRYSARPLYPDDEPIAAEFHELRIAPLHTEAGIRRAPGTTVNLVVSDGTLEVSVHDQRQLLATGDAIVFDADQPHSLRNPGDTEARAFRVTLRAETPPRWDVPAAGVARDEAARAGVSG, encoded by the coding sequence ATGCATTCCCCGCTCGCACTGGTTCGCGATCCCTCGGCGCAGGCCGATAGCGACGCGGCGCCGCGCTGCGCCGAACCCTTCGATGCGCTCGAACAGCTGGTCGGCGTGAATCTGGCGCGGCTGCGTGCCGAACGGCAGCTTTCGCTCGACGCGCTGGCGCGTGCATCCGGCGTGTCGCGCGCGATGCTCGCGCAGATCGAGTCGGCGCGCAGCGTGCCGTCGATCAAGGTGCTGTGCAAGGTGGCGGCGGCGCTGAAGGTATCGGTGGCGGCGTTCCTGCGGCGTCACGCGACCAATGGCTTCGAGCATCTGCCGGCCGAGCGCTCGGTGCGCGTGGTCAGCGCGAACGGGCGGTACTCGGCGCGGCCGCTCTATCCCGACGACGAGCCGATCGCCGCCGAGTTTCACGAGCTGCGTATCGCGCCGCTCCACACCGAAGCGGGCATCCGCCGCGCGCCGGGCACGACGGTGAATCTGGTGGTCAGCGACGGCACGCTCGAAGTCAGCGTGCACGACCAGCGTCAGCTGCTCGCCACCGGCGACGCGATCGTGTTCGACGCCGACCAGCCGCACAGCCTGCGCAATCCCGGCGACACCGAGGCGCGCGCGTTTCGCGTGACGCTGCGGGCGGAGACGCCGCCGCGCTGGGACGTGCCGGCGGCAGGCGTCGCACGTGATGAAGCCGCGCGCGCAGGCGTGTCGGGTTGA
- the miaB gene encoding tRNA (N6-isopentenyl adenosine(37)-C2)-methylthiotransferase MiaB: MTKKVYVKTFGCQMNEYDSDKMVDVLGAAEGLVKTDTPEDADVILFNTCSVREKAQEKVFSDLGRVRELKDANPDLIIGVGGCVASQEGASIVARAPYVDIVFGPQTLHRLPQMIDERRASGRAQVDISFPEIEKFDHLPPARVEGPSAFVSIMEGCSKYCSYCVVPYTRGEEVSRPLDDVLTEIAGLADQGVREVTLLGQNVNAYRGALTIGSTEIADFATLIEYVADIPGIERIRYTTSHPKEFTQRLIDAYAKVPKLVSHLHLPVQHGSDRILMAMKRGYTVLEYKSVIRKLRAIRPDLSLSTDMIVGFPGETDEDFAKMMALVDEMKYDTSFSFIYSPRPGTPAANLHDDTPREVKLKRLQHLQATIEENVQRISNAMVGKVERILVERPARKDPNELAGRTENNRVVNFPAPVASHARLIGQMVDVKIVHAYPHSLRGELVMVHDDSAAATH; encoded by the coding sequence ATGACCAAGAAAGTTTATGTAAAGACCTTTGGCTGCCAGATGAACGAGTACGACTCCGACAAGATGGTCGACGTGCTCGGCGCCGCTGAAGGACTCGTCAAGACCGACACGCCGGAAGACGCCGACGTGATCCTGTTCAACACCTGCTCGGTGCGCGAAAAAGCCCAGGAAAAGGTCTTTTCCGACCTCGGCCGCGTGCGCGAGCTGAAGGACGCGAATCCGGATCTGATCATTGGCGTGGGTGGCTGCGTTGCCAGCCAGGAAGGCGCATCGATCGTCGCGCGCGCGCCGTACGTCGACATCGTGTTCGGTCCGCAAACGCTGCACCGCCTGCCGCAGATGATCGACGAGCGCCGCGCCAGCGGCCGTGCGCAGGTCGATATTTCGTTCCCCGAAATCGAGAAGTTCGATCACCTGCCGCCGGCGCGCGTCGAAGGCCCGAGCGCATTCGTGTCGATCATGGAAGGCTGCAGCAAGTACTGCAGCTACTGCGTCGTGCCGTACACGCGCGGCGAGGAAGTATCGCGTCCGCTCGACGACGTGCTGACCGAAATCGCCGGCCTCGCCGACCAGGGCGTGCGCGAAGTCACGCTGCTCGGCCAGAACGTCAACGCCTATCGCGGCGCGCTCACAATCGGCTCGACCGAGATCGCCGACTTCGCGACGCTGATCGAATACGTCGCGGACATCCCCGGCATCGAGCGGATCCGTTATACGACGTCGCATCCGAAGGAATTCACGCAGCGCCTGATCGACGCCTACGCGAAGGTGCCCAAGCTCGTCAGCCACCTGCATCTGCCGGTGCAACACGGCTCCGACCGCATCCTGATGGCGATGAAGCGCGGCTACACCGTGCTCGAGTACAAGTCCGTGATCCGCAAGCTGCGCGCGATCCGCCCGGACCTGTCGCTGTCGACGGACATGATCGTCGGCTTCCCCGGCGAGACCGACGAGGACTTCGCGAAGATGATGGCGCTCGTCGACGAGATGAAGTACGACACGAGCTTCTCGTTCATCTACAGCCCGCGCCCCGGCACGCCGGCCGCGAACCTGCACGACGACACGCCGCGCGAGGTCAAGCTCAAACGCCTGCAACACTTGCAGGCCACGATCGAAGAGAACGTGCAGCGCATCAGCAATGCGATGGTCGGCAAGGTCGAGCGCATTCTGGTCGAGCGCCCGGCGCGCAAGGACCCGAACGAACTCGCCGGCCGCACCGAGAACAACCGCGTCGTCAATTTCCCGGCGCCGGTCGCCTCGCATGCACGGCTGATCGGTCAGATGGTCGACGTGAAGATCGTGCACGCGTACCCGCACTCGCTGCGTGGCGAACTCGTGATGGTTCACGACGACAGCGCCGCCGCGACGCACTGA
- a CDS encoding PhoH family protein produces MKTTQQHLEFTAPREDNARLANLCGPLDENLRQIEQALDVTLQRRGHRITIRGRGAKLALTALENFYNNAREPLSVDDIQLALVEVRHPARHRPNGNGNGNGNGKGDGDGEPRFAGNPDHPFDQPVDANASEDDFEEYGPKLYTRRADLRGRTPAQREYLKQIVSHDVTFGVGPAGTGKTYLAVACAVDALERDQVKRIVLTRPAVEAGERLGFLPGDLAQKVDPYLRPLYDALYDLLGFDKTAKMFERQMIEIAPLAYMRGRTLNHAFIILDEAQNTTPEQMKMFLTRIGFGSKAVVTGDTTQVDLPRGHKSGLIEAQQVLANVRGIALTRFTSADVVRHPLVARIVEAYDAHAQKTPASVDPR; encoded by the coding sequence TTGAAGACCACTCAGCAGCATCTGGAATTCACCGCACCGCGCGAAGACAACGCGCGGCTCGCCAACCTCTGCGGACCGCTCGACGAAAATCTGCGGCAGATCGAGCAGGCGCTCGACGTGACCCTGCAGCGCCGTGGCCACCGCATCACGATCCGCGGGCGCGGCGCGAAACTCGCGCTCACCGCGCTCGAAAACTTCTACAACAACGCACGCGAGCCATTGTCGGTCGACGACATCCAGCTTGCGCTCGTCGAAGTGCGCCACCCGGCGCGCCACCGCCCGAACGGCAACGGCAATGGCAATGGCAATGGCAAGGGCGACGGCGACGGCGAACCGCGCTTCGCGGGCAACCCCGACCATCCGTTCGACCAGCCCGTCGATGCCAATGCGAGCGAAGACGACTTCGAGGAATACGGCCCGAAGCTGTACACGCGACGCGCGGATCTGCGCGGCCGCACCCCGGCGCAGCGCGAGTACCTGAAGCAGATCGTGTCGCACGACGTCACGTTCGGCGTCGGTCCGGCCGGCACCGGCAAGACCTACCTCGCGGTGGCCTGCGCGGTCGACGCGCTCGAGCGCGACCAGGTCAAGCGCATCGTGCTCACGCGCCCCGCGGTCGAAGCGGGCGAGCGGCTCGGCTTTTTGCCGGGCGATCTCGCACAGAAGGTCGATCCGTATCTGCGTCCGCTGTACGACGCGCTGTACGACCTGCTCGGCTTCGACAAGACCGCGAAGATGTTCGAGCGGCAGATGATCGAAATCGCACCGCTCGCGTACATGCGCGGCCGCACGCTCAATCACGCGTTCATCATCCTCGACGAGGCGCAGAACACGACGCCCGAGCAGATGAAGATGTTCCTCACGCGGATCGGCTTCGGCTCGAAGGCGGTCGTCACCGGCGACACGACCCAGGTCGACCTGCCGCGCGGTCACAAGAGCGGTCTGATCGAAGCGCAGCAGGTGCTCGCGAACGTGCGCGGCATTGCGCTCACGCGCTTCACGAGTGCGGACGTCGTGCGGCATCCGCTGGTCGCGCGAATTGTGGAGGCGTACGATGCGCATGCGCAGAAAACGCCGGCTTCGGTCGATCCGCGCTGA
- the ybeY gene encoding rRNA maturation RNase YbeY: protein MTRTPKLTLNLQFPAAKAWPEHKALLPRATVAGWIKAALFADGELTVRFVDAEEGRTLNRTYRGKDYATNVLTFAYAESEDDPVTGDLILCCPVVEKEAAEQGKPLASHYAHLLVHGTLHAQGYDHEVEEEAEEMEAIETEILGKLGFPDPYQ from the coding sequence ATGACCCGCACCCCGAAACTGACGTTGAACCTGCAATTCCCCGCCGCCAAAGCCTGGCCGGAACACAAGGCGCTGCTGCCCCGAGCGACGGTGGCCGGCTGGATCAAGGCTGCGCTGTTCGCGGATGGCGAACTGACGGTGCGGTTCGTCGATGCCGAAGAAGGCCGCACGCTGAACCGCACCTATCGCGGCAAGGATTACGCGACCAACGTGCTGACCTTCGCCTACGCCGAATCGGAAGATGACCCGGTCACGGGCGATCTGATCCTGTGCTGTCCGGTGGTCGAAAAGGAAGCCGCCGAGCAGGGCAAGCCGCTCGCCTCGCATTACGCGCACCTGCTCGTACACGGCACGCTGCATGCACAGGGCTACGACCACGAGGTCGAAGAAGAAGCCGAGGAAATGGAAGCGATCGAAACCGAAATCCTTGGCAAGCTCGGCTTTCCGGACCCTTATCAATAA
- a CDS encoding gamma-glutamylcyclotransferase, with protein MSTPFPEADTPVQCPDYPPVLGESRLLTDDELRESLECALRGWDRKSDLWLFGYGSLIWNPGLPTVEAMRSKVHGYHRGLYLWSRVNRGTPEQPGLVLALDRGGSCTGMAFRLAAVGSMPHLEALWRREMPMGSYRPAWLPCVLADGRRVEALAFVMRRDVPSYTGKLDDDIIRTVLGCASGRYGTTFEYVSRTVHALRESGIPDRALEALLARCERTV; from the coding sequence GTGAGCACACCGTTCCCCGAAGCCGATACCCCCGTGCAGTGCCCGGACTACCCGCCGGTGCTCGGCGAATCGCGGCTTCTGACGGACGACGAGCTGCGCGAGTCGCTCGAATGCGCGTTGCGCGGCTGGGACCGCAAGAGCGATCTGTGGCTGTTCGGCTATGGCTCGCTGATCTGGAACCCGGGCCTGCCCACCGTCGAGGCGATGCGCTCGAAGGTGCACGGCTATCACCGCGGCCTCTATCTGTGGTCACGCGTAAATCGCGGCACGCCCGAGCAGCCCGGCCTCGTGCTCGCGCTCGATCGCGGCGGCTCATGCACGGGCATGGCGTTCCGGCTCGCCGCCGTTGGCTCGATGCCGCATCTCGAAGCACTGTGGCGCCGCGAAATGCCGATGGGCTCGTACCGTCCCGCGTGGCTGCCGTGCGTACTCGCGGACGGCCGACGTGTCGAGGCGCTCGCGTTCGTGATGCGCCGCGACGTGCCGAGTTACACCGGCAAGCTGGACGACGACATCATCCGGACCGTGCTGGGCTGCGCGAGCGGCCGCTACGGCACGACGTTCGAATACGTGAGTCGCACCGTGCACGCGCTGCGCGAAAGCGGGATACCGGACCGTGCGCTCGAAGCGCTACTCGCGCGCTGCGAGCGCACGGTGTGA
- a CDS encoding HlyC/CorC family transporter gives MNDTYPSRRHTGRQLDKPQEKRSLLERLTDFISPEPDSRAELLEILQDAHERNLIDADSLSMIEGVFQVSELSARDIMVPRAQMDAINIADNPAEFIPYVLEKAHSRYPVYEGNRDNIIGVLLAKDLLRYYAEEEFDVRGMLRPAVFIPESKRLNVLLHDFRVNRNHLAVVVDEYGGVAGLITIEDVLEQIVGDIEDEYDFDEESGNIIASPDGRFRVRALTEIEQFNDTFGTHYPDDEVDTIGGLVTHHFGRVPHRGEKVRLDDLIFEILRGDARQVHMLLVRRDPLAGQRERETQDVQT, from the coding sequence ATGAACGACACGTATCCCAGTCGACGCCATACCGGACGCCAACTCGACAAACCGCAGGAAAAGCGCTCGCTGCTCGAGCGCCTGACCGACTTCATCTCGCCCGAGCCCGACTCGCGCGCCGAACTTCTGGAAATTCTGCAGGACGCGCACGAGCGCAACCTGATCGACGCCGACTCGCTGTCGATGATCGAAGGCGTATTCCAGGTGTCGGAACTGAGCGCACGCGACATCATGGTGCCGCGCGCGCAGATGGACGCGATCAACATCGCGGACAATCCCGCTGAATTCATCCCTTACGTGCTGGAGAAAGCGCATTCGCGCTATCCGGTGTACGAGGGCAATCGTGACAACATCATCGGCGTGCTGCTCGCGAAGGACCTGCTGCGCTACTACGCCGAAGAAGAGTTCGACGTGCGCGGCATGCTGCGCCCGGCCGTGTTCATCCCCGAGTCGAAGCGGCTGAACGTGCTGCTGCACGACTTCCGCGTGAATCGCAATCACCTCGCGGTGGTCGTCGACGAATACGGCGGCGTCGCGGGCCTGATCACGATCGAGGACGTGCTCGAGCAGATCGTCGGCGACATCGAGGACGAATACGATTTCGACGAGGAAAGCGGCAACATCATCGCGTCGCCGGACGGACGCTTCCGCGTGCGCGCGCTGACCGAGATCGAGCAGTTCAACGACACCTTCGGCACGCACTATCCGGACGACGAAGTCGACACGATCGGCGGGCTCGTCACGCATCACTTCGGCCGGGTGCCCCATCGTGGCGAGAAGGTCCGCCTCGACGATCTGATCTTCGAGATCCTGCGCGGCGACGCCCGCCAGGTCCACATGCTGCTGGTGCGCCGCGACCCGCTCGCGGGCCAGCGCGAGCGCGAGACGCAGGACGTGCAAACCTGA
- the lnt gene encoding apolipoprotein N-acyltransferase encodes MADPITSRSRRGVSTPAPADDVARSRALPRWHYLVALAAGAANTLSFAPTPHGGWLQLAIFVFFFAWLTRSTGWKSAALTGGAFGFGNFVSGIWWLYVSMHYYGGMPAPLAGTALVLFSLYLAVYPALAAGLWSFCAGHAQNGAADERAPFSPTWHGALAFASAWAIGEWLRGTVFTGFPWLATGYAQVDGPFAGFAPVVGVYGVGWMVALTAALIVQALLALRPSWRSGRADEARDPGTRGRIAPIVMPTGVALALIVIGLLLPLVQWTTPANAPLSVRLLQGNVKQEMKFEEAGTRGAIEEYQQMITSKPADLIVTPETAIPVLAQQLPPNFAAAIRKFSDSTGSALLFGAIGGTITPEGRVVDYTNSLFGVTPGSHEIYRYDKHHLVPFGEFVPWGFRWFVNLMNIPLGDFFRGPPVQQPFMVHNQPVAVNICYEDIFGEEIARTLRENATPAGVLINSTNLAWFGDTIALDQHLQIARMRSLETGRPMLRATNTGMTAAIDANGRVIGRLTPYTVGSLDVSVQGTSGNTPYVTSGNNTVLAVSALLLAFGFAFGPGIARRRNGKR; translated from the coding sequence ATGGCCGACCCGATCACTTCCCGTTCGCGCCGCGGCGTGAGCACCCCCGCTCCCGCCGACGACGTCGCGCGCAGCCGCGCGCTGCCTCGCTGGCACTACCTCGTCGCACTGGCCGCTGGCGCGGCCAATACGCTGTCGTTCGCGCCGACGCCGCACGGCGGCTGGCTGCAGCTCGCGATCTTCGTGTTCTTCTTCGCGTGGCTCACGCGCAGCACCGGCTGGAAAAGCGCCGCGCTGACTGGCGGCGCGTTCGGCTTCGGCAATTTCGTGAGCGGGATCTGGTGGCTTTATGTGAGCATGCACTACTACGGCGGCATGCCCGCGCCGCTTGCCGGCACGGCGCTGGTGCTGTTCTCGCTGTACCTCGCCGTCTATCCGGCGCTCGCCGCGGGGTTGTGGTCGTTCTGCGCGGGCCATGCGCAGAACGGCGCGGCCGACGAGCGCGCACCGTTCTCACCGACCTGGCACGGCGCGCTCGCCTTTGCGAGCGCCTGGGCGATCGGTGAATGGCTGCGCGGCACGGTGTTCACCGGTTTTCCGTGGCTCGCGACCGGCTATGCGCAGGTCGACGGCCCGTTCGCGGGGTTTGCGCCGGTGGTCGGCGTATACGGCGTCGGCTGGATGGTCGCGCTGACGGCCGCGTTGATCGTGCAGGCGCTACTCGCGCTGCGACCGTCGTGGCGCTCCGGGCGTGCCGATGAAGCGCGCGATCCGGGCACCAGAGGCCGCATCGCCCCTATCGTCATGCCCACCGGCGTCGCGCTCGCGCTGATCGTGATCGGCCTGCTGCTGCCGCTCGTGCAATGGACCACGCCCGCCAACGCGCCGCTGTCGGTGCGTCTGCTGCAAGGCAACGTGAAGCAGGAGATGAAGTTCGAGGAAGCCGGCACGCGCGGGGCGATCGAAGAGTATCAGCAGATGATCACGTCGAAGCCGGCCGATCTGATCGTCACGCCGGAAACCGCGATCCCCGTGCTCGCGCAGCAGTTGCCGCCGAACTTCGCGGCGGCGATCCGGAAGTTCTCGGATTCGACCGGCAGCGCGCTGCTGTTCGGCGCGATCGGCGGCACGATCACGCCGGAAGGCCGGGTCGTCGACTACACCAACAGCCTGTTCGGCGTCACGCCCGGCTCGCACGAGATCTACCGCTACGACAAGCACCACCTGGTGCCGTTCGGCGAATTCGTGCCGTGGGGCTTCCGCTGGTTCGTGAACCTGATGAACATTCCGCTCGGCGACTTCTTCCGCGGCCCGCCGGTGCAACAGCCGTTCATGGTTCATAACCAGCCGGTCGCGGTGAACATCTGCTACGAGGACATCTTCGGCGAGGAGATCGCGCGCACGCTGCGCGAGAATGCGACGCCCGCCGGCGTGCTCATCAACTCGACCAATCTCGCGTGGTTCGGCGACACCATCGCGCTCGACCAGCATTTGCAGATCGCGCGCATGCGCTCGCTCGAAACCGGCCGGCCGATGCTGCGCGCGACCAACACCGGCATGACCGCCGCGATCGACGCGAACGGCCGCGTAATCGGGCGCCTGACGCCGTACACGGTCGGTTCGCTCGACGTGAGCGTGCAAGGCACCTCGGGCAACACGCCTTACGTGACGAGCGGCAACAACACGGTGCTCGCGGTGTCCGCGCTGCTGCTCGCGTTCGGTTTTGCTTTCGGACCGGGGATCGCGCGGCGACGCAACGGCAAGCGGTAA
- a CDS encoding glutathione S-transferase C-terminal domain-containing protein produces MMKLIGSFGSPFVRKARIVLADKKIDYELVPENVWAPDTRIHTFNPLGKIPCLVMEDGEAVFDSRVICEYVDTLSPVGKLIPPSGRERVEVRCWEALADGVLDAAVLIRLEGTQRAPEQRVDAWVARQQRKIDEGLIAISQGLGSKPWCASNHYTLADIAVGCALGYLDFRTPELNWRELHPNLDKHFQKLSLRQSFIDTVPRD; encoded by the coding sequence ATGATGAAACTCATCGGTTCGTTTGGCAGCCCGTTCGTGCGTAAAGCGCGGATCGTGCTCGCCGATAAGAAGATCGACTATGAACTGGTGCCCGAGAACGTCTGGGCGCCGGATACCCGGATTCACACCTTCAATCCGCTCGGCAAGATACCGTGCCTCGTGATGGAAGACGGCGAGGCCGTGTTCGATTCACGGGTGATCTGCGAATACGTCGATACGCTGTCGCCGGTCGGCAAGCTGATTCCGCCGTCGGGGCGCGAGCGCGTCGAGGTTCGCTGCTGGGAAGCGCTCGCCGACGGCGTGCTTGACGCGGCCGTGCTGATCCGTCTCGAAGGCACGCAGCGCGCGCCCGAGCAGCGCGTCGACGCGTGGGTCGCGCGGCAGCAGCGCAAGATCGACGAAGGGCTGATCGCGATATCGCAAGGGCTTGGCAGCAAGCCGTGGTGCGCGAGCAATCACTACACGCTCGCCGACATCGCGGTAGGCTGCGCGCTCGGCTATCTGGACTTCCGCACGCCGGAACTGAACTGGCGCGAATTGCATCCGAATCTGGACAAGCACTTCCAGAAGCTGTCGCTTCGGCAGTCGTTCATCGATACGGTGCCGAGGGATTGA
- a CDS encoding aminopeptidase P N-terminal domain-containing protein gives MNQPTEPTIAIDVYRARRERVLAALRAAGGGVAIVPTAPEALRNRDADYPYRHDSYFYYLTGFTEPEALLVLDASAAPGAPASILFCREKNVERETWEGFRFGPDGAREAFGLDAAFPFGELDTQLPRIIADKPALHYALGTSARLDEQVRGWLDAVRAQSRSGTVAPTAVRDLLPLLDEMRLVKDDHELAIMRRAGQISAAAHRRAMAACRPGIREYELEAELLYTFRKFGAQAPAYGSIVAAGANACVLHYPAGNAIAQDGDLILIDAACELDGYASDITRTFPANGRFTPAQRELYDIVLAAQQAAVAATRAGASFDDPHQAALRVLSQGLLDTGIVPRAKFASVDDVIAEHAYAPFYMHRTGHWLGMDVHDCGDYRERGAARDEAGALPWRTLRASMTLTIEPGLYIRPAEGVPERYWNIGIRIEDDAIVTPTGCDLITRDVPVAADEIEALMQEARAVHPAPHEART, from the coding sequence ATGAACCAGCCGACCGAACCCACCATCGCCATCGACGTCTACCGCGCGCGCCGCGAGCGCGTTCTCGCCGCGCTGCGCGCCGCGGGCGGCGGCGTCGCCATCGTCCCCACCGCGCCGGAGGCGCTGCGCAACCGCGACGCCGACTACCCGTACCGTCACGACAGCTATTTCTATTATCTGACCGGCTTCACCGAGCCCGAAGCGCTGCTCGTGCTCGACGCCAGCGCCGCGCCCGGCGCGCCCGCGTCGATCCTGTTCTGCCGCGAGAAAAACGTCGAGCGCGAGACCTGGGAAGGCTTCCGCTTCGGCCCCGACGGCGCGCGCGAAGCGTTTGGGCTCGACGCCGCGTTTCCGTTCGGCGAACTCGACACACAGCTGCCGCGCATCATCGCCGACAAGCCGGCGCTGCACTACGCGCTCGGCACGTCGGCGCGGCTCGACGAGCAGGTGCGCGGTTGGCTTGACGCGGTGCGCGCGCAAAGCCGCAGCGGCACCGTCGCGCCGACGGCCGTGCGCGACCTGCTGCCGCTGCTCGACGAAATGCGGCTCGTCAAGGACGATCACGAGCTCGCGATCATGCGCCGCGCCGGGCAGATTTCGGCGGCCGCGCATCGTCGCGCGATGGCGGCGTGCCGCCCCGGCATCCGCGAGTACGAACTCGAGGCCGAGCTGCTGTACACGTTCCGCAAGTTCGGCGCGCAGGCGCCGGCCTATGGGTCGATCGTCGCGGCCGGCGCCAACGCGTGCGTGCTGCACTACCCGGCCGGCAACGCGATCGCGCAGGACGGCGACCTGATCCTGATCGACGCGGCCTGCGAACTCGACGGCTACGCGTCCGACATCACGCGGACCTTCCCGGCGAACGGCCGTTTCACGCCGGCGCAGCGCGAGCTATACGACATCGTGCTGGCCGCGCAGCAGGCCGCCGTCGCCGCGACGCGCGCCGGCGCAAGCTTCGACGATCCGCACCAGGCTGCCCTGCGCGTACTGTCGCAGGGGCTGCTCGACACCGGCATCGTGCCGCGCGCGAAGTTCGCATCGGTCGACGACGTGATCGCCGAGCACGCCTACGCGCCGTTCTACATGCACCGCACCGGCCACTGGCTTGGCATGGACGTGCACGACTGCGGCGACTACCGCGAGCGCGGCGCGGCGCGCGACGAGGCGGGCGCGCTGCCGTGGAGAACACTGCGCGCGTCGATGACGCTTACGATCGAGCCGGGCCTGTACATCCGCCCGGCCGAGGGTGTACCGGAGCGCTACTGGAATATCGGCATCCGCATCGAGGACGACGCGATCGTCACGCCGACGGGCTGCGATCTGATCACGCGCGACGTGCCGGTGGCCGCCGACGAGATCGAGGCCCTGATGCAGGAAGCCCGGGCGGTCCACCCGGCGCCGCATGAAGCAAGGACCTGA